Proteins from a genomic interval of Diospyros lotus cultivar Yz01 chromosome 6, ASM1463336v1, whole genome shotgun sequence:
- the LOC127803075 gene encoding zinc-finger homeodomain protein 6 isoform X2, with protein MELRGQKKDIGLPMGYSALSSANQESSSKLSSGCLSTGIRDGRRNPGQTLDHHLLHQQLNPQPQQQIRVPEEEDSNPNLNPDPDPSPLPTATITIASNSKSTPAPPPPQSAAAAETTSAAATSAASIRYRECLKNHAASMGGHVVDGCGEFMPNGEEGTPEALKCAACDCHRSFHRKEVDGDSQPAAASYYPYNPIRNNRSATHLAPWLPPPPPQYHRYSRGGGLSASPPAGPVPPLMVAFGGGGAHAESSSEDLNMFHSHAGTQAMGQQPAFSPSKKRFRTKFTPEQKDKMQELAERLGWKIQKEDEEEVQRFCAESGVKRRVFKMKPK; from the coding sequence ATGGAGCTCCGAGGCCAAAAGAAAGATATTGGCTTGCCAATGGGGTATTCTGCTTTATCTTCTGCAAATCAAGAATCATCTTCCAAGCTATCTTCTGGCTGTTTGTCTACAGGAATcagagatggaagaagaaacCCTGGACAAACCCTAGATCACCATCTTCTTCACCAACAACTGAATCCACAGCCGCAACAGCAAATACGTGTTCCGGAAGAAGAAGATTCCAATCCAAATCTGAACCCAGATCCAGATCCGTCACCGCTGCCCACTGCAACAATTACTATTGCATCAAACTCGAAGAGTACTCCagcgccgccgccgccgcagtCTGCCGCGGCAGCGGAAACAACGTCTGCGGCAGCCACCAGCGCCGCCTCAATTCGGTATAGAGAGTGCCTGAAGAACCACGCCGCCAGCATGGGCGGCCACGTCGTCGACGGCTGCGGAGAATTCATGCCCAACGGCGAGGAAGGCACGCCGGAAGCCTTGAAATGTGCCGCCTGCGATTGCCACCGCAGCTTCCACCGGAAAGAGGTCGACGGCGACTCTCAGCCGGCTGCCGCTTCATACTACCCTTACAATCCCATTAGAAACAACCGGAGCGCAACCCATCTCGCGCCTTGGcttccgccgccgccgccgcagtACCACAGATACTCCCGCGGCGGCGGCCTCTCTGCCAGCCCCCCGGCTGGCCCGGTTCCGCCGCTGATGGTGGCGTTCGGCGGCGGCGGAGCTCATGCGGAATCGTCAAGTGAAGACCTCAACATGTTCCATTCCCACGCCGGAACACAAGCAATGGGGCAGCAGCCGGCGTTCTCACCTTCGAAGAAGAGGTTTCGGACGAAATTCACGCCAGAACAGAAGGACAAAATGCAAGAATTAGCAGAAAGATTGGGATGGAAGATCCAGAAGGAAGACGAGGAAGAAGTCCAGAGATTCTGCGCTGAATCAGGCGTAAAGCGGCGAGTTTTCAAG
- the LOC127803075 gene encoding zinc-finger homeodomain protein 6 isoform X1, producing the protein MELRGQKKDIGLPMGYSALSSANQESSSKLSSGCLSTGIRDGRRNPGQTLDHHLLHQQLNPQPQQQIRVPEEEDSNPNLNPDPDPSPLPTATITIASNSKSTPAPPPPQSAAAAETTSAAATSAASIRYRECLKNHAASMGGHVVDGCGEFMPNGEEGTPEALKCAACDCHRSFHRKEVDGDSQPAAASYYPYNPIRNNRSATHLAPWLPPPPPQYHRYSRGGGLSASPPAGPVPPLMVAFGGGGAHAESSSEDLNMFHSHAGTQAMGQQPAFSPSKKRFRTKFTPEQKDKMQELAERLGWKIQKEDEEEVQRFCAESGVKRRVFKVWMHNNKQAMKKRQL; encoded by the coding sequence ATGGAGCTCCGAGGCCAAAAGAAAGATATTGGCTTGCCAATGGGGTATTCTGCTTTATCTTCTGCAAATCAAGAATCATCTTCCAAGCTATCTTCTGGCTGTTTGTCTACAGGAATcagagatggaagaagaaacCCTGGACAAACCCTAGATCACCATCTTCTTCACCAACAACTGAATCCACAGCCGCAACAGCAAATACGTGTTCCGGAAGAAGAAGATTCCAATCCAAATCTGAACCCAGATCCAGATCCGTCACCGCTGCCCACTGCAACAATTACTATTGCATCAAACTCGAAGAGTACTCCagcgccgccgccgccgcagtCTGCCGCGGCAGCGGAAACAACGTCTGCGGCAGCCACCAGCGCCGCCTCAATTCGGTATAGAGAGTGCCTGAAGAACCACGCCGCCAGCATGGGCGGCCACGTCGTCGACGGCTGCGGAGAATTCATGCCCAACGGCGAGGAAGGCACGCCGGAAGCCTTGAAATGTGCCGCCTGCGATTGCCACCGCAGCTTCCACCGGAAAGAGGTCGACGGCGACTCTCAGCCGGCTGCCGCTTCATACTACCCTTACAATCCCATTAGAAACAACCGGAGCGCAACCCATCTCGCGCCTTGGcttccgccgccgccgccgcagtACCACAGATACTCCCGCGGCGGCGGCCTCTCTGCCAGCCCCCCGGCTGGCCCGGTTCCGCCGCTGATGGTGGCGTTCGGCGGCGGCGGAGCTCATGCGGAATCGTCAAGTGAAGACCTCAACATGTTCCATTCCCACGCCGGAACACAAGCAATGGGGCAGCAGCCGGCGTTCTCACCTTCGAAGAAGAGGTTTCGGACGAAATTCACGCCAGAACAGAAGGACAAAATGCAAGAATTAGCAGAAAGATTGGGATGGAAGATCCAGAAGGAAGACGAGGAAGAAGTCCAGAGATTCTGCGCTGAATCAGGCGTAAAGCGGCGAGTTTTCAAGGTATGGATGCACAACAATAAACAAGCCATGAAAAAGAGACAATTGTAA